Sequence from the Methylocystis sp. ATCC 49242 genome:
GATTTCCGTGCGCAGCGCGGTCGACCTCTCGCTGATCGATAGGTTGTTTACCGTGCGCAGGTTCGACGATGCGATTGTCCTGACGACTGACAAGCACGAACTAAGGCTAATAATGAAGGGTGACGTCGCCGTGGGGCTGGCGGTATCCCAACCAACCCACCGGTCACTCGAAGACGCCTCGTTAAACGGTGTCCGTGTCCGGCTATCCCTTGAAATTCGTTCTGGTGAACCGGAGGCCCTGGCCGAGCTCAAGCAATACCTCGACAACCTAACGGGCCTCGCCCGTCCGGGACCGACCTCACGGCCACCTCCTACAATCATAGCGCCGCCGGTATCGCGTGATGCATTTCCGGTCCGTCGCTACTGGCAGCGCGTCATCGAGCTTGAAGATGCCTTGCTACCGGAGCTGGAGATAACCAGCGATGGTGAAGCCATCGGACGGGGCGTGACATATTCCTGTGAGCGGCGGCGCGGAACGTTCGACTTTGACCCTTTGGACACCGTCGAAGTGTTCATCGGCGAGCGCAACAAGCCGATCGGAAGCCTGGATTTGAAGGCATTTGGGGACGACACGGTGACCCTGAACAAAGAGCCGGACTGGCCCTTGAGCAAAGGTGATCGCGTCCGACTCGTCAGCCGTCGTAGCCGGCAATCATTCGATCGCCGCCGCCGAGCGGTCGATCGGATTCTGAATGGCGAAAGCCAAGTGCGAGATCTGATCGACTACTTTGATCCCTCCGCAAGCAAGAGCGCAATTACATACGACATCGAGGTAAAGAAGGAGGACCTTGAACCTTACGAGCTCAATCATGGCCAAGAGGCCGCGATGATGAAGGTGCTTCGAGATGGCCCGGTTGGCTTGGTGCAAGGCCCTCCTGGAACGGGCAAAACCCACTTCCTCGCAGCCCTCGTCCATTGGTTGACCACCAAGGGACGGGCCGAAAAAATCCTATTTGTCAGCCAATCCCACGAAGCGGTGAACGCGGCGCTAGAAAAGCTTATTGATCGTTTCAACGCCGAGAAGAACAAGCTCCCGCTCTTGCGCATCGGCACCAAAGGGATCAGCGACAAGATCCGGCCGTATCACACCGATGCGTTACGCGAACGCTTCCGTGCCTCGTTCGATGGCGCTCTAAAGCAGCGGGTTTCCACCGCAGCGCGAGGCGCAGGAATCTCGCGGAAAATGGCGTATGCGGCTGTCGATATCGAGCGTCAATTGGGGGCTGTGTCGCGCCGGCTAGCGGTGCTTGAAACGTTAAACGATGAAAAAGTCGATCGCGAAGAGCAACGCGCGCGTGGTCGCATGCTTGCCTCTGCACAAAAGGCATTCGCTTCGGCCGGAAAGCCCATCTTCGGGCGTCCAGCAGATCCCAAAGCGCATATGCAAGAGGTCGCGTCCGCCTATAGAGGATTGGCCGCCTCTGAGGACGCCGCGCCCACTGACATGAGGGTTTTACTCGATCTCTTGAACCTTTCCCAAAGTTGGTTGTCGGCGTTGTCCACACGTCACAGGAATTTCGACGAGTTCTTAGCGAAGACCCGAGCGATCATCGCGGGTACCTGTGTAGGTGTTGGCCAAACATCTCTTCGCATCGATAACAATTCCTTCGACTGGGTGATCATCGACGAGGCCGCCCGCTGCACTTCCGGCGAACTCAGCGTTGCCGCTCAGCTTGGTCGACGCGTGCTGTTAGTCGGTGACCACCTCCAACTCCTTCCGATGCTCGACAATGGAGTTTTGCAGGAGCTGCGCCACTCTTTTCCCGGCATGTCGGACGACGTGCTGGCTAAGAGCGACTTTGAGCGTGCTTTCGCCTCCTCCTACGGCGCGGCCAACCACTCTGTCCTCAGCGAACAATACAGGATGGTCGAGCCGATCTGCGACTTAGTCACCGATATCTTCTATCGCCCGCATGGTGTGAGGCTTCACACCTCAAAAAAGCGCAAAGCCGATGAACGCTTCAATGACCGAATGCCCGAGCCGCTCAACGCCCAGATTGTTTGGCTTGATACCTCGGCTGATTCGCGGGCAAAGGAAACGCCGGACAGAAAGAAAAGCCATTCGAACGAGGCTGAGGTGGCCGCGATCATCTCGCTTCTGGACGTGATTGCCGCCGATGGGGAGATGGTTTCGGCCTTGTCGCGAAGTGAGGAGGAAAAACCGATCGGAATCATCTGCATGTACGGCGCTCAACGCGAAGCGGTCGAAACGGCCATCGCTGAGCGGCCGTGGGAGGCCCAGTTTCGCAGGCTTCTGAAGGTTGATTCGGTCGACTCCTATCAGGGCAAGGAGAATACGATCGTCATCGTCTCGCTTTCCCGGACCAACACGACCCGACAGGGCGGCCACGTGTCAATCCCAAATCGGGCCAATGTAGCGTTTTCACGCGCTAAGGAGCGGTTGATCATTGTTGGATCGGCTAAGTTCTGGAGCGACTTTAATGGGGACGATCCGATCCGCAAGACACTGAACTGGATTAGTGCGCGCGAGAAGAAAGACGGCGCGGCCAAGGTATTCGACGTAACGAAGGTATTCGCCCGATGAGCTCCACCACTTTCATCGTCGATACGGTCGGCTTTCGCGTGCCATGCCGTAGCTTTCACGTTCGCGCCAACGTCACTCGTGATCGGCCATTGCCAGTCGTCGATGAATTCGTCCTACGCTTGCTTCGCATCTGCGGACAGTTAGCCCTCGAGCGAACGGCTGATTTCTTCGGGTTCACGCAAGTTGAAACCGAGAGA
This genomic interval carries:
- a CDS encoding AAA domain-containing protein: MNKSIGKINPASGVAPMAIMNGPRRPIRYLASEGIHAREVKGITQLDVALPPDWVFYTGLQYFPGHDTPIEMDLIILMDDRVLLVEIKDWALKIRVEGDNWVVGKRSRRGNPAKLVAAKARKLKTLLNTRLPHVPVYVDSCVILTATPEVQALPPGESRRVLSLAQASHLGDVAIRRSHLAQLQLGLKAPPLWQYATQFDEVFGDRASFRAQEAEFDGFRVTEENVFIHPNGVWSEHRAEEADRTNSTALLRCWNFAALPPALNTPADRSFIAERERRVFDHLNALGSWLADGASVLRPINSADGDIPTDHFDLLALPATWTQVPRFVEKIRGEIGEEQALEIVAELVRIVAELHDRQIAHRDIGRRNVWIGGAARVGLTGFAISQIPSDASVADWRKTLQAYAPLMPEDRDEAAKTNGFRRDVYQVGVLAREIFGAVTDTPDKAPAMPQWLEDWLTTATAADPAARFATARAMADDLARRRSENRGAIADTSELNAFESRENPYARWPRQETFLSATGDVYRSLDAGADIVVKIWPGMRRGESLELDLALLRLLEGASRLTTSPLEGFPKYESVGLHAVGPFVTYGLVEGRPLNDLSDLTPAEGIGLSSQLLRAVQSLHALGYCHGDLSPANILISGRGGAARLTIMDLFDLTAAGDGRKRTIEFCPDDHETCGEMQIDRYAAALIAKNLLTQSRDPRGQEALDQLEAVVVSSGADLLDFPIHYLSQAAARLDERAAPVFKISVRSAVDLSLIDRLFTVRRFDDAIVLTTDKHELRLIMKGDVAVGLAVSQPTHRSLEDASLNGVRVRLSLEIRSGEPEALAELKQYLDNLTGLARPGPTSRPPPTIIAPPVSRDAFPVRRYWQRVIELEDALLPELEITSDGEAIGRGVTYSCERRRGTFDFDPLDTVEVFIGERNKPIGSLDLKAFGDDTVTLNKEPDWPLSKGDRVRLVSRRSRQSFDRRRRAVDRILNGESQVRDLIDYFDPSASKSAITYDIEVKKEDLEPYELNHGQEAAMMKVLRDGPVGLVQGPPGTGKTHFLAALVHWLTTKGRAEKILFVSQSHEAVNAALEKLIDRFNAEKNKLPLLRIGTKGISDKIRPYHTDALRERFRASFDGALKQRVSTAARGAGISRKMAYAAVDIERQLGAVSRRLAVLETLNDEKVDREEQRARGRMLASAQKAFASAGKPIFGRPADPKAHMQEVASAYRGLAASEDAAPTDMRVLLDLLNLSQSWLSALSTRHRNFDEFLAKTRAIIAGTCVGVGQTSLRIDNNSFDWVIIDEAARCTSGELSVAAQLGRRVLLVGDHLQLLPMLDNGVLQELRHSFPGMSDDVLAKSDFERAFASSYGAANHSVLSEQYRMVEPICDLVTDIFYRPHGVRLHTSKKRKADERFNDRMPEPLNAQIVWLDTSADSRAKETPDRKKSHSNEAEVAAIISLLDVIAADGEMVSALSRSEEEKPIGIICMYGAQREAVETAIAERPWEAQFRRLLKVDSVDSYQGKENTIVIVSLSRTNTTRQGGHVSIPNRANVAFSRAKERLIIVGSAKFWSDFNGDDPIRKTLNWISAREKKDGAAKVFDVTKVFAR